From one Variovorax sp. PBL-H6 genomic stretch:
- a CDS encoding beta-ketoacyl synthase chain length factor has product MTPTLYIEGPAFWASTLPSWSTARAVFRGDAAPADPPAKRPSPQMLAPAERRRAPDTVALALEVAAAAVEASGRSAKDLPCVFASAHGDLGINDYMCATLANDPKLLSPIKFHNSVHNAAVGYWTIGTGCTAASNSLAAYEHSFAAGLLEAATQCAADQQAVLLAGFDIPSVGALGSVIDSRELLAVALVVAPTRTERTVAAFDWSLSTGTPAPQRPLPKAVVALKANAMADALPFFDALARAEPDSLDLPLGARLSLRLRLRLRLESQG; this is encoded by the coding sequence ATGACGCCGACGCTCTACATCGAAGGGCCGGCCTTCTGGGCGTCCACGCTGCCCAGCTGGAGCACCGCCCGCGCAGTCTTCCGCGGCGACGCTGCGCCGGCCGATCCCCCGGCCAAGCGGCCGTCGCCGCAGATGCTGGCGCCGGCCGAGCGGCGGCGCGCGCCCGACACGGTCGCGCTTGCGCTGGAGGTCGCGGCCGCCGCGGTCGAGGCCTCGGGTCGCTCGGCGAAGGACCTCCCTTGCGTGTTCGCCTCGGCGCACGGCGACCTGGGCATCAACGACTACATGTGTGCAACGCTGGCGAACGACCCCAAGCTGCTGTCGCCCATCAAGTTCCACAACTCGGTCCACAACGCCGCGGTCGGCTACTGGACCATCGGCACCGGCTGCACGGCCGCGAGCAATTCGCTGGCGGCCTACGAGCACAGCTTCGCGGCCGGCCTGCTCGAAGCTGCGACACAGTGCGCGGCTGATCAGCAAGCAGTGCTGCTGGCCGGCTTCGACATCCCATCCGTAGGGGCGCTCGGCTCGGTGATCGACAGCCGCGAGCTGCTGGCCGTGGCCCTGGTGGTCGCGCCCACGCGCACGGAGCGCACGGTGGCGGCGTTCGACTGGTCCCTGTCGACCGGCACACCCGCACCGCAACGTCCGCTCCCGAAAGCGGTAGTCGCGCTGAAGGCCAACGCGATGGCCGACGCGCTCCCCTTCTTCGACGCGCTGGCGCGCGCCGAACCGGACTCGCTGGACCTGCCGCTCGGCGCCCGGCTCTCGCTGCGGCTGCGGCTGCGGCTGCGGCTCGAATCCCAGGGCTGA
- a CDS encoding beta-ketoacyl-[acyl-carrier-protein] synthase family protein — protein sequence MPPSRIPPLQITAFTATSAVGVGKEPLLGALEQSTSGLRANDFGATPLPTWIGRVDGLEEMRLPEDLARWDCRNNRLAWLGLQADGFIEAVAAARERYGPARIALILGTSTSSIGETELAYTQLDADGRFPAEQHRPRVHTPHSLTMFVQEALGLEGPAETLSTACSSSGKVFASAERLIRLGLVDAAVVGGVDTLCGSVLFGFNSLELVSPEPCRPFDAQRNGISLGEAAGFALLERGPGRLELLGYGEASDAHHMSTPHPEGLGAERALDDALARAGLAAEAIDYINMHGTASAKNDEVEGALVARRFPPGTHASSTKGFTGHTLGAAGVVEAVISLLAIERGLMPGTVNTGMLDPVCGPQIRLEPARGEVRYALSNSFGFGGNNCALLFGKGAAE from the coding sequence GTGCCGCCTTCCCGCATCCCTCCCCTCCAGATCACCGCCTTCACCGCGACCTCGGCCGTCGGCGTCGGCAAGGAACCCCTGCTCGGCGCGCTCGAGCAATCGACGAGCGGCCTGCGCGCCAACGACTTCGGCGCCACGCCGCTGCCGACCTGGATCGGCCGGGTCGACGGCCTCGAAGAGATGCGCCTGCCGGAAGACCTGGCGCGCTGGGACTGCCGCAACAACCGCCTCGCCTGGCTCGGGCTGCAGGCCGACGGCTTCATCGAAGCGGTGGCGGCGGCGCGCGAGCGTTACGGACCGGCGCGCATCGCATTGATCCTGGGCACCTCCACATCGAGCATCGGCGAGACCGAGCTCGCCTACACCCAGCTCGACGCCGACGGCCGCTTTCCCGCGGAGCAGCACCGGCCGCGCGTGCACACGCCGCATTCACTCACGATGTTCGTGCAGGAAGCGCTCGGCCTCGAGGGGCCGGCCGAGACCCTCTCTACGGCCTGCTCCTCCAGCGGCAAGGTGTTTGCCTCGGCGGAACGGCTGATCCGTCTTGGCCTGGTGGACGCGGCCGTGGTGGGCGGGGTGGACACGCTCTGCGGCAGCGTGCTGTTCGGCTTCAACTCGCTCGAGCTGGTCTCGCCCGAGCCCTGCCGCCCCTTCGACGCGCAACGCAACGGCATCAGCCTGGGCGAAGCCGCGGGCTTCGCGCTGCTGGAGCGCGGCCCGGGCCGGCTGGAACTGCTCGGTTACGGCGAGGCGAGCGATGCGCACCACATGTCCACGCCGCATCCCGAGGGCTTGGGCGCCGAGCGCGCGCTCGACGACGCGCTGGCCCGTGCCGGGCTGGCGGCGGAGGCCATCGACTACATCAACATGCACGGTACGGCCAGCGCCAAGAACGACGAGGTCGAAGGCGCCCTGGTGGCGCGCCGCTTTCCGCCGGGCACCCATGCCAGCTCGACAAAGGGTTTCACGGGCCACACGCTGGGCGCGGCAGGTGTCGTCGAGGCAGTGATCAGCCTGCTCGCCATCGAGCGCGGACTGATGCCTGGCACCGTCAACACCGGCATGCTCGACCCCGTCTGCGGGCCGCAGATCCGGCTGGAGCCCGCGCGCGGCGAGGTGCGCTATGCGCTGTCCAACTCATTCGGGTTCGGCGGCAACAACTGCGCCTTGCTGTTCGGCAAGGGGGCTGCCGAATGA
- a CDS encoding type II toxin-antitoxin system VapC family toxin, with protein MSASAAALYLAEPPALFTARPPMVVDCSALSAILFDEPARDEALARLIGRSLHAPNLLDHEIASIALEKRRKDGPVEAIAQALRDYATFDIELHPVDPVAQYELAARYDLTAYDAAYLWLAAELKAPLATFDRRLAEATQAHLGTLS; from the coding sequence ATGAGCGCGTCTGCCGCGGCCTTGTACCTCGCTGAACCGCCAGCGCTCTTCACCGCGCGCCCGCCCATGGTGGTGGATTGCAGCGCGCTCAGCGCCATCCTGTTCGACGAGCCGGCGCGCGACGAAGCGCTGGCCCGGCTGATCGGCCGCAGCCTGCATGCGCCCAACCTGCTGGATCACGAGATCGCGAGCATCGCGCTCGAGAAGCGTCGAAAGGATGGGCCCGTCGAAGCGATCGCCCAGGCGCTGCGCGACTACGCCACTTTCGACATCGAGCTTCATCCGGTCGATCCGGTTGCGCAGTACGAACTGGCGGCACGCTACGACCTCACCGCCTACGACGCCGCCTACCTCTGGCTCGCAGCCGAACTCAAGGCGCCGCTCGCCACTTTCGACCGGCGGCTCGCCGAGGCGACCCAGGCGCACCTCGGCACCTTGTCCTGA
- a CDS encoding FitA-like ribbon-helix-helix domain-containing protein → MANLSVKDVPEELAERLRQQAARNHRSLQGELMAILEQAIYAPAPTPMPRPGVVSIGWSGHPVLRRGGKPIEQIAAEHRVRFPQPIHGGPDAVDIIRAERDAR, encoded by the coding sequence ATGGCAAATCTCTCGGTCAAGGACGTGCCCGAGGAACTGGCAGAGCGGCTGCGGCAGCAGGCCGCCCGCAATCACCGGTCTCTGCAAGGCGAGCTGATGGCCATCCTCGAGCAGGCCATCTACGCGCCGGCTCCCACGCCCATGCCGCGCCCGGGTGTCGTCAGCATCGGCTGGAGCGGCCACCCGGTCTTGCGACGCGGCGGCAAACCCATCGAGCAAATCGCGGCCGAGCACCGCGTGCGCTTCCCGCAACCCATCCACGGCGGACCTGACGCGGTGGACATCATTCGCGCCGAGCGCGACGCCCGATGA